From a region of the Methanobrevibacter sp. TMH8 genome:
- the fni gene encoding type 2 isopentenyl-diphosphate Delta-isomerase: MISDRKLEHLLICKHYDVQYKNKKTGFEDIELIHNALPEISKEDIDISTNVFGKKLESPLFITAITGGHPSALQINKELAVAAESEKIGLGLGSQRAAIENNDLVDTYKVARENAPNTLLIGNIGAPQIIGDNDKSKDFAKKAVDMIDADILAIHLNVLQESIQPGGDTDANGYVSAIENIVNMVDFPIMVKETGTGIATEEAKILENIGVEFIDVAGAGGTSWAAVETYRAKDRYLGELFWDWGIPTAVSTVELSNSINIPIISSGGIRSGLDAAKAIALGADSVGIALPILKDAFIGRNEIINFIKRFNDSLKIAMFLVGAKNLEELKNSNLVIKGETKDWLEERDFNTKIYSRRK; the protein is encoded by the coding sequence ATGATTTCAGATAGAAAATTAGAACATCTTCTAATATGTAAACACTATGATGTTCAGTATAAAAATAAGAAGACAGGATTTGAGGATATTGAATTAATCCATAATGCCTTGCCAGAAATATCTAAAGAAGATATTGATATATCTACTAATGTTTTTGGAAAAAAATTAGAATCTCCATTATTTATAACTGCTATTACTGGAGGTCATCCATCAGCTTTACAAATTAATAAAGAATTAGCTGTTGCTGCAGAAAGTGAAAAAATTGGTCTTGGTCTTGGTAGCCAAAGAGCGGCTATTGAAAATAATGATCTTGTAGATACTTATAAAGTAGCCAGAGAAAATGCTCCAAATACTCTTTTGATTGGAAATATTGGTGCTCCTCAAATTATTGGAGATAATGATAAATCTAAGGATTTTGCTAAAAAAGCTGTAGATATGATAGATGCAGATATTCTAGCTATTCATCTTAATGTTCTTCAAGAGTCAATTCAACCTGGAGGAGATACTGATGCAAATGGTTATGTCTCTGCTATTGAAAATATTGTGAATATGGTTGATTTTCCAATTATGGTAAAAGAAACTGGGACTGGAATTGCTACTGAAGAAGCTAAAATTTTAGAAAATATAGGAGTAGAATTTATTGATGTTGCTGGAGCTGGAGGAACTAGTTGGGCAGCTGTTGAAACTTACCGTGCTAAAGATAGGTATTTAGGTGAGCTTTTTTGGGATTGGGGAATTCCAACTGCAGTTAGTACTGTGGAACTCTCAAATTCAATTAATATTCCAATTATTTCATCAGGAGGAATTCGCTCTGGATTAGATGCGGCAAAAGCTATTGCACTTGGAGCAGATTCTGTTGGAATAGCATTACCAATTTTGAAAGATGCATTTATTGGTAGAAATGAAATAATTAATTTTATTAAAAGATTTAATGATTCTTTGAAGATAGCTATGTTTTTAGTTGGTGCTAAGAATTTAGAAGAATTAAAAAATTCTAATTTAGTTATTAAAGGCGAAACTAAAGATTGGCTTGAGGAAAGGGATTTTAACACAAAAATTTATTCAAGGAGGAAATAA
- a CDS encoding isopentenyl phosphate kinase: MIILKLGGSILTKKDLKNPEVNYNNLNRIANEIKIALTNKSTENPENAESGKNAENTQNTENDLLYGELSKKLVIIHGAGSFGHPPAKKYGIGESFTMDQYPEKRIGFSKTQLCVKKLNTLICEVFINHGIPCVSIQASSFITTKNKRINNFNLDLIERYLKEGFVPVIYGDVVLDDDLNIAVLSGDQILQFIAKNLKINTSKSKKEVILGTDVAGVFTKNPNKYDDAVHIPKLSSLDEIEELDSTTNIDVTGGMIGKIKELLELANIGIESKIIDANEPNAILNALERKKVKGTIIKQN, translated from the coding sequence ATGATAATTTTAAAGCTTGGTGGAAGTATACTAACTAAAAAAGACTTAAAAAATCCTGAAGTTAATTATAATAATTTAAATAGGATAGCTAATGAAATAAAGATTGCTCTTACTAATAAATCAACTGAAAACCCTGAAAATGCTGAAAGTGGTAAAAATGCTGAAAATACACAAAATACTGAAAATGATTTATTATATGGGGAATTATCTAAAAAATTAGTTATTATTCATGGAGCAGGTTCTTTTGGACATCCTCCAGCAAAAAAATATGGTATTGGTGAATCTTTTACAATGGATCAATATCCTGAAAAAAGGATTGGATTTTCAAAAACACAACTTTGTGTTAAAAAACTTAACACACTTATTTGTGAAGTATTTATTAACCATGGGATACCTTGTGTATCTATACAAGCTTCATCATTTATAACTACTAAAAATAAAAGGATAAATAATTTTAATCTTGATTTAATAGAAAGATATTTGAAAGAAGGTTTTGTTCCAGTAATTTATGGGGATGTTGTTCTTGATGATGATCTTAATATAGCTGTTTTATCAGGAGACCAAATACTTCAATTCATAGCTAAGAACTTGAAAATTAACACTTCAAAATCAAAAAAAGAAGTTATTTTAGGAACTGATGTAGCTGGTGTTTTTACTAAAAATCCTAATAAATATGATGATGCAGTTCATATTCCTAAACTTAGCTCATTAGATGAAATAGAAGAGCTAGATTCAACAACTAATATTGATGTTACTGGTGGTATGATTGGAAAAATTAAAGAACTTTTAGAATTGGCTAATATTGGTATTGAATCAAAAATTATCGATGCAAATGAACCTAATGCAATATTAAATGCTTTAGAAAGAAAAAAAGTTAAAGGAACAATAATTAAACAAAATTAA
- the mvk gene encoding mevalonate kinase, whose product METMASAPGKTILFGEHAVVYGEPAIAGAVNKRATIKLRESPVDVSIFKSDDLGFEAELDTIAKKYTLKKGKPGIINYILEILSKYHDHSPIEVDLSLDIPIGSGLGSSAAVTVSTLAALFKYHGKKFDKFSLAQKAHEVEINVQGVASPLDTRVSTFGGLIYLSRDKNIDRLNTNLKSSFVIGYTSKRGNTGRMVKSVKSLKQRNPKIINSIIKTMGNITDEAKLSIVQGREYRLGELMNINQGLLDSIGVNTNELSRMVYLARKAGASGSKITGAGGGGSIIACCPRNQDKVFNALNYYDNAIKLNFSKNGVFVK is encoded by the coding sequence ATGGAAACTATGGCTTCAGCTCCGGGTAAAACAATTTTATTTGGAGAACATGCAGTTGTTTATGGAGAACCAGCTATCGCAGGGGCAGTGAATAAAAGAGCCACTATAAAATTGAGAGAATCTCCAGTTGATGTTTCTATTTTTAAATCTGATGATTTAGGTTTTGAAGCAGAATTAGATACTATAGCTAAAAAATATACTTTAAAAAAAGGAAAACCTGGCATAATAAATTATATACTTGAAATTTTATCTAAATATCATGATCATAGTCCTATAGAGGTTGATTTATCATTAGATATTCCTATTGGGTCTGGACTAGGATCTTCAGCAGCTGTAACTGTATCTACTCTTGCAGCACTTTTTAAATATCATGGAAAGAAATTTGACAAGTTTTCTCTTGCTCAAAAAGCTCATGAGGTTGAAATTAATGTTCAAGGAGTGGCAAGCCCTCTTGATACTAGAGTTAGTACTTTTGGAGGATTAATATACCTTTCAAGAGATAAAAATATAGATAGATTGAATACCAATCTTAAATCTTCATTTGTTATAGGTTATACTTCAAAAAGAGGAAATACTGGGAGAATGGTCAAATCTGTAAAATCTTTGAAGCAAAGAAATCCAAAAATCATAAATTCTATTATAAAAACTATGGGTAATATAACTGATGAAGCTAAGTTATCTATTGTTCAGGGGAGAGAATATAGATTAGGTGAACTAATGAATATAAATCAAGGTTTATTAGATTCTATTGGTGTAAATACTAATGAATTGTCTAGAATGGTTTATCTTGCAAGAAAAGCAGGAGCTTCAGGTTCAAAAATTACAGGTGCCGGTGGTGGAGGTAGTATTATCGCTTGTTGTCCACGTAATCAAGATAAAGTTTTCAATGCTCTGAACTACTATGATAATGCTATAAAGCTTAACTTTTCAAAAAATGGAGTTTTTGTAAAGTAA
- the amrB gene encoding AmmeMemoRadiSam system protein B: MIRKPAVAGLFYDSNPEKLKRNIESCFKHKLGPGNIPKLGISRNFDQFQNNDRSNSQYLNVYGSVVPHAGYVYSGPIAAHAYYSIVENGYPETFIILCPNHTGLGTGISIFDKGKWNTPLGDVEIDEEFAKNMVLNSNFIDSDTSAHVKEHSCEVHLPFLQYFSNDFKIVPIVMWMQDMETSEDIADSIVKTAKKLKRSISIIASTDLTHYEPKSIAEKKDKFILDAINNMDESALLNSIKTHRITMCGYGPTISTIRASRDLGAKKGEVLKYATSGDISGDLSSVVGYCSAIFVD; encoded by the coding sequence ATGATAAGAAAACCAGCTGTGGCAGGACTATTTTATGATAGTAATCCTGAAAAGTTGAAGAGAAACATAGAATCATGTTTCAAACACAAATTAGGGCCTGGAAACATTCCTAAGTTAGGAATTTCAAGGAATTTCGATCAATTTCAAAATAATGATAGATCTAATTCCCAATATCTAAATGTTTATGGATCTGTTGTTCCTCATGCAGGATATGTTTATTCTGGACCTATAGCTGCCCATGCTTATTATAGTATAGTTGAAAATGGATATCCTGAAACATTTATAATATTATGTCCTAATCATACAGGTTTAGGTACTGGAATATCAATATTTGATAAAGGCAAATGGAATACTCCTTTAGGGGATGTTGAAATTGATGAAGAGTTTGCAAAAAACATGGTTTTAAATTCAAACTTCATTGATTCTGATACATCTGCTCATGTTAAAGAACATAGCTGTGAAGTCCATTTACCATTTTTACAATATTTTTCAAATGATTTTAAGATAGTTCCAATTGTTATGTGGATGCAAGATATGGAAACTTCAGAGGATATAGCTGATTCTATTGTTAAAACTGCAAAAAAATTGAAAAGATCTATTTCAATAATTGCTAGTACTGATTTAACTCATTATGAACCTAAATCTATTGCTGAAAAGAAAGATAAGTTTATATTAGATGCAATAAATAATATGGATGAATCTGCTCTTTTAAATTCAATAAAAACTCATAGAATTACAATGTGTGGTTATGGTCCTACTATATCAACAATTAGAGCATCAAGAGATCTGGGTGCAAAAAAAGGGGAAGTTTTAAAATATGCAACTAGTGGAGATATTTCAGGAGATTTAAGTTCTGTTGTTGGATATTGTTCAGCTATTTTTGTTGATTAA